The Myxococcales bacterium genomic sequence CGACCGGCAACGTCATGGACGTCTACAAAGCCATCGCCTGGGAAATGGGCCTGCCCACCGAGCGCAACCGTGCCGCCGTGTATCGGCAGATCCGAACCGAGGTCACACGCCTGACCACCGAGGCACGGTGTCGCCCCATCCTCATCGTCGATGAGGCCCATCATCTCAGGCCTGACGTGCTCGAAGACCTCAGGCTCCTGACCAACTACCAAATGGACGCAGAGAATCGGCTTTGCCTGCTGCTGGTGGGACAATCTGAGCTGCGTCGTCGACTGGGCATGGCTGTCTACGAGGCGCTCAGCCAGCGCATCGTCATGCGCTATCACTTCGCAGGTCTTTCCCGTGAGGAGCTGTCCGGATACTTTGCTCACCGGCTTCGCCTCGCGGGGACCGAGCTGCCGCTCTTTGATCCCGCAGCCCTCGAGGCAACCTTCCAGGCCACAGGAGGTCTGCCACGAAAAGTGAACCTCCTTGCTCACCACGCCCTCATGGCCGCAGCTCTCGCACGGGCCAAATCCGTGACTGTCGAGCACGTCCAGGCAGCTTTGCCGGAGGTCGGGTGACCATGGGCACTACGATTCCATTGGAGGCTGGTCCCATCATCCAGCCCGGGCTCGACGAGCTTTGTGTCGCGCCCGCGATCGGCGTCCTTGCCGCCCTGGACGCCACGCTCGCAGCTGCTGCCCAACAGCTACACGCAGCGCATCCAGACCTAACCCTGGGCGGGCTGGCCTTTGGTGAGCCGCTCTCACCGCAAGCGCGCTCGGCGTACCTCCTTCTCTTTCGCTGTGTCGACTTGCGCACCGCGATCAGGGAATACAGGCACGTGGCCATCGACAACGCCTGCGACCAGCTCGACCTGCCCTTCTGAACCCCGAGAAGAATCCCCAAATCAGCCCCGGCTTCGCCTCAACCGCGCCGGGGCTTCTCCATTTGTGCCCTTATCCAACCCGGCACGCACCCACCCTCCAATCTGAGAAATCAACCCCCTGTCAGGGTGATCTTCGCTGAGAAACTCGAGGTGAGATAGCGTGAGAGACAACAGGCCTCCGCATTGCCGACACTGTCGCTCTCGAATCTCCAGTCGCCCTCGGCGAGGTCGAGGAACTGGACAGCGCCATCACCTTCCCGCATCATCGACACACCTGTGTGGGGAGTGTGCGGTGCCCTGGTTGGCGCTGCCCACGAAAGGCTCGGAGCGCCAACTCCGGGCCTTTCGTCATTCAACCTCTCGTCGGGCCAGCTTCATCCAGACCGGCCCGTTGCGCCAATTTCGGGGTGGGCTCCTGGGTACCGGTGATTCCGGCGAAAGTGGTACCCCTCCGCGCCGGTGGCGACACCCTCTCACGTTTCCCTTCGTAGCTTTGAACGGCTCCTGGCGCGGCGCCTGGGATACAGCTTTCAAGTTGGTGTTCGCCCCAGCGCTTGGCTTCTGGACGGGCTATGCCGCCACCCTTTTCGCCTACGGGCGGCTTTCGAGAAGGAGACGTCGAAGTTCGACGGCCACGTAAAGCTAACAATGGAGGCGCTGCGATTGGTGGCTTTGAACTGCCCGGCACCTGAGAGCTGCCGTTCGCCGGTTCTCGTGCGGTCAATCGCTCGCATCTGGCTAGGACACAACGAGAAGTCCACCAGCTTCGAAAACTACAGCGCCGCGGTGGTGAATTACCTAGGGTACATGTTGACACCGGACGCTGTTTTCCAGGTGACACTGCCCGATGCAGTGGCCTTCGTCGATCTCGACGAAATGTGGACCCATGACGATCCCAAAGGGCAGAAGTATCACTTCATGAAGGCTAAGGGTGAGAGCGACGCGGATGGGTACGAAAATGCCTGCCGTTTTGTCTACCACCACGCAAATCAATGGGTGCTGTCGGCTCAGCAAGAGATGCGGCTGGTGGCGCAACTGCGATTGAACGCACGAGGCTCATCACGGGCCTTGCCCAAAGTTGAAGTGATCGCATCGCAGGT encodes the following:
- a CDS encoding AAA family ATPase — translated: MMYRKHFGLNRHPFGKEVEPDDLFVSSASQELSVRLNHLIEMRGIGLVTGDSGSGKTTACRKVVSGLHTGLHKVVYVAHSTGNVMDVYKAIAWEMGLPTERNRAAVYRQIRTEVTRLTTEARCRPILIVDEAHHLRPDVLEDLRLLTNYQMDAENRLCLLLVGQSELRRRLGMAVYEALSQRIVMRYHFAGLSREELSGYFAHRLRLAGTELPLFDPAALEATFQATGGLPRKVNLLAHHALMAAALARAKSVTVEHVQAALPEVG